From one Lycium ferocissimum isolate CSIRO_LF1 chromosome 5, AGI_CSIRO_Lferr_CH_V1, whole genome shotgun sequence genomic stretch:
- the LOC132057782 gene encoding uncharacterized protein LOC132057782 has translation MVQFQFPGEPVLEWKDELPGLLPEREIDFAIDVLFDTKPISIPPYRMTPAKLRDWKEQLKDFLEKGFIRPSSSPSGAPMLFMSMNQNRQNQRIGNQGNRLNNQANESDEENVFTDFIPEEDYAFAIIHPRCGATNIKIDSSLYQLLKLEGYFRNSTENDPQPGDARAWFEKLPQNSITTWAEMVAIILKKWYPPSKKAEIRDKIYEFKQGLGEQLYEAWERFKEYLKKISNHDFPENILMKKFYRGLDPVTQSVANNAANGCFMNKSYRRVTNMLDRLTTHNQAWHSKNADFVPYGSPMIQHMVKDNLDTQQTLAELAINISLLTKKFDETQIKKVNICEDDAEGYQRQNYQGGYQNQNQSRPQQGHGAYNNSRNYNNNYGGANQGSYNNGNNFGNKSPNPYIPLKGQST, from the exons atgGTTCAATTTCAATTCCCAGGAGAGCCAGTTCtggagtggaagg ACGAGCTTCCTGGTCTTCTACCcgagcgagagattgattttgccatcGACGTGTTATTtgatactaagccaatatctattcctccttatagaatgacaCCTGCTAAATTGAGGGATTGGAAGGAGCAACTGAAGGATtttcttgagaaaggctttatcaggcctagttcgTCGCCATCGGGAGCACCtatgttgttt ATGAGCATGAATCAGAATCGGCAAAACCAACGTATAGGTAACCAGGGGAATCGATTGAATAATCAGGCGAATGAATCAGATGAAGAAAATGTCTTCACTGATTTTATTCCGGAGGAGGACTATGCATTTGCTATTATTCATCCTCGATGTGGAGCTACGAACATAAAAATTGACTCCTCTCTATAccagttgttgaagcttgagggCTACTTTCGGAACTCTACCGAGAATGACCCTCAAC ctGGAGATGCAAGAGCATGGTTCGAGAAGCTGCCCCAGAATTCTATTACTACATGGGCAGAAATGGTAGCAATCATTCTCAAGAAATGGTATCCTCCTAGCAAGAAGGCTGAGATTCGTGACAAGATCTATGAATTTAAGCAGGGACTGGGGGAACAGTTATATGAAGCTTGGGAGAGATTCAAAGAGTATTTGAAAAAGATTTCGAATCATGATTTTCCGGAGAACATATTAATGAAGAAGTTCTACCGAGGGCTGGATCCAGTGACGCAATCAGTTGCTAACAATGCAGCTAATGGTTGTTTCATGAATAAATCTTACCGACGAGTGACCAACATGCTTGACAGGCTGACTACTCACAATCAGGCTTGGCACTCAAAGAATGCTGATTTTGTGCCTTATGGTAGTCCTATGATCCAGCATATGGTAAAGGATAATCTAGACACCCAGCAAACATTGGCTGAGCTTGCAATAAATATTTCATTGCTAACAAAGAAATTTGATGAGACCCAGATTAAGAAGGTGAATATTTGTGAGGATGATGCAG AGGGTTATCAAAGACAGAACTACCAAGGTGGTTACCAGAATCAGAACCAATCGAGACCTCAGCAAGGCCACGgtgcttataacaactcaaGGAACTACAACAATAATTACGGTGGTGCGAACCAAGGGAGCTACAACAACGGTAACAATTTTGGGAACAAGAGTCCCAATCCTTATATACCACTGAAAGGGCAGTCAACATAG